From a single Sphaeramia orbicularis chromosome 4, fSphaOr1.1, whole genome shotgun sequence genomic region:
- the LOC115418083 gene encoding GTPase IMAP family member 8-like isoform X2, whose protein sequence is MTTRKMENDPGELKRISVPEVRLILIGGRWAGKSSSGNTILRSERFECGRIRTVQSELRHQDVEGRTLIVVDAPGWSSSLSLTEIPELDKQRFKLNPSKCSPGPHVFLLVIPIDSAFSVEQKMTVEEHMKLLGERVWKYTMVLFTCGDFLGEKTIEQHIESEGEALKSVTERCRNRYHVFNNKERSDSAQVTLLLEKIDEMVHHNHSSYYETDEQTLNIIKEKQRGVMERAQHRRKRTEEQRQQMKSLISEARTIQKLQIILLGSRNVGKTSLGNAILGIKEREDGKRTAESVAHRGFVGKTEVTLVDTPGWWKGFPALDTPEAIKEEVMRSMFVCPPGPHVFLLVLDADASFNAKHLDAVTTHLELLGEGVWKHTITVFTRGDWLGAHTIEEYIEGEGEALQSLVEQCGNRYHVVDNKNADDGTQITELLEKIMGTVAANGWSHFVPDDQIRVTIEERRIRVEQGAKQRQSQVKAKMQTFKDSRNKLQEVRLVLLGQKTFGKSATGNTLLRKEVFATCQNEYCQVEEGEVAGRRITVIDTPGWYMNVSQCNQKTDEEIVRSLSLSPLGFHAVLLVVPLDLTFGDVQLATLEDHINLFDDSVWKHTVVVFTYGDKLADKSVEEHIEREPHALRRLVDKSDNRYHVINNMKKTDLTQVTKLFEKIEEMVSGNNGRLFCPDMNMVHVRLEEKFSRRQLKYVLKQRLEEEYRRREVELKKDFMKTLVALQAEIKENVTSTKHKPLVMAIGQKKKESNIDLKISQMIEELEKDIARSSQHVTSSMEFLIPSLSGGSPVPSVHSSEPSLRRKKANSNFDKVLGWLSTLKISTNMENQLTLNFSQTSGYRSNLPQDDFDIDTTDDIPDD, encoded by the exons ATGACGACgagaaaaatggaaaatgatCCTG GAGAGTTAAAGAGGATCTCTGTTCCGGAGGTCAGACTTATCCTGATTGGTGGACGATGGGCTGGCAAGAGCTCCTCTGGCAACACCATACTGAGAAGTGAAAGGTTTGAGTGTGGCCGAATCAGAACAGTGCAGTCTGAATTAAGACATCAAGATGTTGAGGGCAGGACACTCATTGTGGTCGATGCTCCAGGGTGGAGCAGCTCCCTCTCCCTCACTGAGATCCCAGAACTGGACAAGCAGAGGTTTAAACTAAACCCGTCCAAATGTTCTCCCGGACCACACGTTTTTCTTCTCGTCATTCCTATAGACTCGGCCTTCTCTGTGGAGCAGAAGATGACCGTGGAGGAGCACATGAAGCTTTTGGGGGAACGTGTTTGGAAGTACACCATGGTGCTGTTCACGTGTGGCGATTTCCTCGGGGAGAAGACGATAGAGCAGCACATCGAGAGTGAGGGAGAAGCACTCAAGTCAGTAACAGAAAGATGCAGGAACAGGTACCATGTGTTCAATAACAAGGAGAGAAGTGACTCAGCCCAGGTCACTCTGCTGCTTGAAAAGATAGATGAGATGGTGCATCACAACCACAGCAGTTACTACGAGACTGATGAACAGACTTTGAACATCATTAAAGAGAAGCAACGGGGGGTGATGGAAAGGGCACAACATAGACGGAAGAGGACAGAGGAGCAAAGACAACAGATGAAAAGTCTTATTTCAG AGGCGAGAACCATCCAAAAACTCCAGATCATACTCTTGGGAAGTCGCAATGTTGGGAAAACTTCACTTGGCAATGCCATCTTGGGAATAAAAGAGCGAGAAGATGGGAAAAGAACAGCCGAGTCAGTGGCCCACCGGGGGTTCGTAGGTAAAACTGAAGTGACTCTAGTTGACACACCCGGTTGGTGGAAAGGCTTCCCTGCACTTGACACTCCTGAAGCTATCAAAGAAGAAGTGATGCGCAGTATGTTTGTGTGTCCCCCTGGGCCTCATGTCTTTCTGCTGGTGCTAGACGCCGATGCATCCTTTAATGCCAAACACTTAGATGCAGTGACAACACACTTGGAGCTTCTCGGAGAAGGAGTGTGGAAACACACAATTACAGTTTTCACCAGAGGTGACTGGCTAGGAGCACACACAATCGAGGAGTATATTGAAGGGGAGGGAGAGGCCCTGCAATCATTAGTTGAACAATGCGGAAACAGATATCATGTCGTAGACAACAAGAATGCGGATGATGGCACTCAAATTACTGAGCTGCTGGAGAAAATCATGGGGACTGTTGCTGCAAATGGCTGGAGTCATTTTGTCCCAGATGACCAGATCCGTGTGACCATTGAAGAGAGACGAATAAGAGTGGAACAAGGAGCAAAACAGAGGCAAAGTCAAGTCAAGGCCAAAATGCAAACTTTCAAAG attccaGAAATAAATTACAAGAGGTGAGGCTTGTGCTGCTAGGACAGAAGACATTTGGAAAGAGTGCAACAGGAAATACTCTCCTGCGCAAAGAAGTGTTTGCCACCTGTCAGAATGAGTATTGTCAAGTAGAGGAGGGGGAAGTTGCAGGCAGACGGATCACAGTGATCGACACTCCAGGCTGGTACATGAATGTTTCTCAATGCAATCAAAAAACAGATGAGGAGATTGTCCGCAGCTTGTCGCTGAGTCCACTGGGGTTCCACGCAGTCCTTCTGGTAGTTCCACTGGACCTGACGTTTGGAGACGTTCAGCTAGCCACCCTGGAGGACCACATAAACCTCTTTGATGACAGTGTCTGGAAACACACCGTGGTTGTGTTCACATATGGAGACAAACTAGCAGATAAGTCTGTAGAAGAACACATCGAGAGAGAGCCCCATGCTCTAAGGCGGTTGGTGGACAAGAGTGACAACAGATACCATGTGATAAACAACATGAAGAAAACTGACCTTACCCAGGTTACCAAGTTGTTTGAGAAGATAGAGGAAATGGTGTCAGGAAACAATGGGAGGCTCTTTTGTCCTGACATGAACATGGTCCATGTGAGACTTGAAGAGAAATTCAGCAGAAGGCAACTGAAATATGTGTTGAAGCAGCGATTGGAGGAGGAGTACAGGAGGAGAGAGGTGGAGCTGAAGAAGGACTTCATGAAAACACTCGTCGCGCTACAAGCTGAGATCAAGGAAAATGTGACAAGCACTAAACACAAGCCACTGG TTATGGCCATTGGCCAAAAGAAGAAGGAGAGCAACATTGACTTAAAAATCAGCCAGATGATTGAAGAGCTTGAGAAGGACATTGCCAGATCCAGCCAACATGTGACTAGCAGCATGGAGTTTTTAATCCCAAGTT TGAGTGGAGGCAGTCCAGTACCATCTGTCCATTCATCTGAGCCTTCACTAAGACGGAAAAAAGCAAACAGCAACTTTGACAAAGTTCTGGGTTGGCTGTCAACACTGAAGATCAGCACGAATATGGAGAACCAGCTGACCCTCAACTTCTCTCAAACGTCAGGATACAGATCAAATCTACCGCAGGATGACTTTGACATAGACACAACAGATGATATTCCTGATGATTGA
- the rabggta gene encoding geranylgeranyl transferase type-2 subunit alpha, which produces MHGRVKIKSTAQQEEEKRKEREKKLKIYVAARDACFSKRKDGVWDDEALQLTQQLLSSNPDFATLWNYRREILMHLETVKDEDEVQKIYEAELFFLESCLKVNPKSYGSWHHRGWVSARLPRPDWARELSLCDRCLSLDDRNFHCWDYRRMVVKMSGVPVDKELEFTDRLIGSNFSNYSSWHYRSTLLPLLHPESPEPPSPSREPPQSSPPPSPQTHSHRVCEEQLLKEYELVQNAFFTDPNDQSAWFYYRWLLGRAEREEMISCVYVSRDEERVAVAFSRPVNAQSVGLLLVLDGQPQRVEWRSVHPRFKHSPVWICDLPPGTISDITNEHNLTVHWTEKPTHRDCALYTGRNESWCRDSATDQELFRSELSVEKTSVLQSELQSCNQLQELEPLNKWCLLTIILLMRALDPLGYEKETLAHFQTLKEVDSMRSAYYSDLCSKFMIENTILKMEYAEVRVFSISDKNLTTLCHLDQLLLVTHINLSSNQLQRLPPQFAMLQCLEVLEADNNSIESLEGVYHLPKLEEILLRNNKISTLADLQPLASCPKLKRLDLRGNPITQTSSIESQLAELLPSVTELLL; this is translated from the exons ATG CATGGCAGAGTGAAAATTAAATCTACAGCCCaacaggaggaggaaaaaagaaaagaacggGAGAAGAAACTGAAGATATATGTGGCAGCACGTGATGCCTGCTTTTCTAAG AGAAAGGATGGTGTTTGGGATGATGAGGCCCTCCAGTTGACTCAGCAGCTTCTGTCATCCAATCCTGACTTTGCAACTCTGTGGAACTACAGAAGAGAAATACTAATGCATCTGGAGACTGTGAA GGATGAGGATGAAGTGCAAAAGATTTATGAGGCTGAGCTGTTCTTTCTGGAGTCTTGTCTGAAAGTGAACCCAAAGTCTTATGGCAGCTGGCACCATCGTGGTTGGGTCTCAGCCCGTTTACCACGACCAGACTGGGCCAGAGAGCTGAGCCTCTGTGATCGCTGCTTGTCCCTGGATGACCGCAACT TTCATTGCTGGGATTATCGCCGGATGGTTGTGAAGATGTCTGGTGTACCTGTGGATAAGGAGTTAGAGTTTACTGATCGTCTTATTGGGTCCAACTTCTCTAACTACTCAAGCTGGCACTACCGCAGCACACTACTGCCACTTCTCCACCCGGAGTCTCCTGAACCCCCATCACCAAGTCGGGAACCTCCCCAGTCCTCCCCTCCACCATCTCCACAAACCCACTCTCATCGAGTCTGTGAAGAACAACTACTCAAAG AATATGAGCTTGTGCAGAACGCTTTCTTTACTGATCCTAATGACCAGAGTGCATGGTTTTACTACCGCTGGTTGCTAGGCAGAG CTGAACGTGAAGAGATGATAAGCTGTGTTTATGTCAGTCGTGATGAGGAGAGAGTGGCTGTTGCCTTTTCCAGACCTGTCAAT gcACAGTCTGTCGGCCTGCTGCTGGTGCTCGATGGTCAGCCCCAGAGAGTGGAGTGGAGGAGTGTCCACCCGCGTTTCAAACACAGCCCTGTCTGG ATCTGTGATCTCCCTCCGGGAACAATAAGTGACATCACAAATGAACATAATTTAACTGTGCACTGGACTGAAAAGCCCACTCACAGAGACTGCGCCCTGTACACAG GTCGAAATGAAAGTTGGTGTCGGGACTCTGCTACCGATCAGGAACTTTTCAG GAGTGAGCTGTCTGTAGAGAAGACCTCTGTGTTGCAGTCAGAGCTGCAATCGTGTAACCAGCTACAAGAACTGGAGCCACTCAATAAGT GGTGCTTATTGACCATTATCCTCCTGATGAGGGCGCTAGACCCCCTGGGATATGAGAAGGAGACGCTGGCTCATTTCCAAACACTTAAA GAAGTGGACTCCATGCGCTCAGCCTATTACAGCGACCTGTGCAGCAAGTTTATGATTGAAAACACcattctgaaaatggagtatgctGAAGTGCGTGTCTTCAGTATTTCAGACAAG AACTTGACCACATTATGCCATCTGGATCAGCTGTTATTAGTTACCCATATCAATCTGTCCTCCAATCAGCTGCAGCGGCTACCTCCTCAGTTCGCTATGTTGCAGTGCCTGGAG GTTTTGGAGGCTGACAATAATTCCATAGAAAGCCTGGAGGGAGTGTATCACCTTCCCAAACTAGAGGAAATCCTCTTGAGGAATAACA AAATATCTACATTGGCAGACCTTCAGCCACTTGCCTCCTGCCCCAAGCTGAAGCGCCTTGATCTCCGTGGCAACCCCATCACTCAGACCTCCAGCATTGAGTCGCAGTTGGCCGAGCTCCTGCCCTCAGTCACAGAACTCCTGCTCTGA
- the LOC115418083 gene encoding GTPase IMAP family member 8-like isoform X1, with protein MTTRKMENDPGELKRISVPEVRLILIGGRWAGKSSSGNTILRSERFECGRIRTVQSELRHQDVEGRTLIVVDAPGWSSSLSLTEIPELDKQRFKLNPSKCSPGPHVFLLVIPIDSAFSVEQKMTVEEHMKLLGERVWKYTMVLFTCGDFLGEKTIEQHIESEGEALKSVTERCRNRYHVFNNKERSDSAQVTLLLEKIDEMVHHNHSSYYETDEQTLNIIKEKQRGVMERAQHRRKRTEEQRQQMKSLISEEARTIQKLQIILLGSRNVGKTSLGNAILGIKEREDGKRTAESVAHRGFVGKTEVTLVDTPGWWKGFPALDTPEAIKEEVMRSMFVCPPGPHVFLLVLDADASFNAKHLDAVTTHLELLGEGVWKHTITVFTRGDWLGAHTIEEYIEGEGEALQSLVEQCGNRYHVVDNKNADDGTQITELLEKIMGTVAANGWSHFVPDDQIRVTIEERRIRVEQGAKQRQSQVKAKMQTFKDSRNKLQEVRLVLLGQKTFGKSATGNTLLRKEVFATCQNEYCQVEEGEVAGRRITVIDTPGWYMNVSQCNQKTDEEIVRSLSLSPLGFHAVLLVVPLDLTFGDVQLATLEDHINLFDDSVWKHTVVVFTYGDKLADKSVEEHIEREPHALRRLVDKSDNRYHVINNMKKTDLTQVTKLFEKIEEMVSGNNGRLFCPDMNMVHVRLEEKFSRRQLKYVLKQRLEEEYRRREVELKKDFMKTLVALQAEIKENVTSTKHKPLVMAIGQKKKESNIDLKISQMIEELEKDIARSSQHVTSSMEFLIPSLSGGSPVPSVHSSEPSLRRKKANSNFDKVLGWLSTLKISTNMENQLTLNFSQTSGYRSNLPQDDFDIDTTDDIPDD; from the exons ATGACGACgagaaaaatggaaaatgatCCTG GAGAGTTAAAGAGGATCTCTGTTCCGGAGGTCAGACTTATCCTGATTGGTGGACGATGGGCTGGCAAGAGCTCCTCTGGCAACACCATACTGAGAAGTGAAAGGTTTGAGTGTGGCCGAATCAGAACAGTGCAGTCTGAATTAAGACATCAAGATGTTGAGGGCAGGACACTCATTGTGGTCGATGCTCCAGGGTGGAGCAGCTCCCTCTCCCTCACTGAGATCCCAGAACTGGACAAGCAGAGGTTTAAACTAAACCCGTCCAAATGTTCTCCCGGACCACACGTTTTTCTTCTCGTCATTCCTATAGACTCGGCCTTCTCTGTGGAGCAGAAGATGACCGTGGAGGAGCACATGAAGCTTTTGGGGGAACGTGTTTGGAAGTACACCATGGTGCTGTTCACGTGTGGCGATTTCCTCGGGGAGAAGACGATAGAGCAGCACATCGAGAGTGAGGGAGAAGCACTCAAGTCAGTAACAGAAAGATGCAGGAACAGGTACCATGTGTTCAATAACAAGGAGAGAAGTGACTCAGCCCAGGTCACTCTGCTGCTTGAAAAGATAGATGAGATGGTGCATCACAACCACAGCAGTTACTACGAGACTGATGAACAGACTTTGAACATCATTAAAGAGAAGCAACGGGGGGTGATGGAAAGGGCACAACATAGACGGAAGAGGACAGAGGAGCAAAGACAACAGATGAAAAGTCTTATTTCAG AAGAGGCGAGAACCATCCAAAAACTCCAGATCATACTCTTGGGAAGTCGCAATGTTGGGAAAACTTCACTTGGCAATGCCATCTTGGGAATAAAAGAGCGAGAAGATGGGAAAAGAACAGCCGAGTCAGTGGCCCACCGGGGGTTCGTAGGTAAAACTGAAGTGACTCTAGTTGACACACCCGGTTGGTGGAAAGGCTTCCCTGCACTTGACACTCCTGAAGCTATCAAAGAAGAAGTGATGCGCAGTATGTTTGTGTGTCCCCCTGGGCCTCATGTCTTTCTGCTGGTGCTAGACGCCGATGCATCCTTTAATGCCAAACACTTAGATGCAGTGACAACACACTTGGAGCTTCTCGGAGAAGGAGTGTGGAAACACACAATTACAGTTTTCACCAGAGGTGACTGGCTAGGAGCACACACAATCGAGGAGTATATTGAAGGGGAGGGAGAGGCCCTGCAATCATTAGTTGAACAATGCGGAAACAGATATCATGTCGTAGACAACAAGAATGCGGATGATGGCACTCAAATTACTGAGCTGCTGGAGAAAATCATGGGGACTGTTGCTGCAAATGGCTGGAGTCATTTTGTCCCAGATGACCAGATCCGTGTGACCATTGAAGAGAGACGAATAAGAGTGGAACAAGGAGCAAAACAGAGGCAAAGTCAAGTCAAGGCCAAAATGCAAACTTTCAAAG attccaGAAATAAATTACAAGAGGTGAGGCTTGTGCTGCTAGGACAGAAGACATTTGGAAAGAGTGCAACAGGAAATACTCTCCTGCGCAAAGAAGTGTTTGCCACCTGTCAGAATGAGTATTGTCAAGTAGAGGAGGGGGAAGTTGCAGGCAGACGGATCACAGTGATCGACACTCCAGGCTGGTACATGAATGTTTCTCAATGCAATCAAAAAACAGATGAGGAGATTGTCCGCAGCTTGTCGCTGAGTCCACTGGGGTTCCACGCAGTCCTTCTGGTAGTTCCACTGGACCTGACGTTTGGAGACGTTCAGCTAGCCACCCTGGAGGACCACATAAACCTCTTTGATGACAGTGTCTGGAAACACACCGTGGTTGTGTTCACATATGGAGACAAACTAGCAGATAAGTCTGTAGAAGAACACATCGAGAGAGAGCCCCATGCTCTAAGGCGGTTGGTGGACAAGAGTGACAACAGATACCATGTGATAAACAACATGAAGAAAACTGACCTTACCCAGGTTACCAAGTTGTTTGAGAAGATAGAGGAAATGGTGTCAGGAAACAATGGGAGGCTCTTTTGTCCTGACATGAACATGGTCCATGTGAGACTTGAAGAGAAATTCAGCAGAAGGCAACTGAAATATGTGTTGAAGCAGCGATTGGAGGAGGAGTACAGGAGGAGAGAGGTGGAGCTGAAGAAGGACTTCATGAAAACACTCGTCGCGCTACAAGCTGAGATCAAGGAAAATGTGACAAGCACTAAACACAAGCCACTGG TTATGGCCATTGGCCAAAAGAAGAAGGAGAGCAACATTGACTTAAAAATCAGCCAGATGATTGAAGAGCTTGAGAAGGACATTGCCAGATCCAGCCAACATGTGACTAGCAGCATGGAGTTTTTAATCCCAAGTT TGAGTGGAGGCAGTCCAGTACCATCTGTCCATTCATCTGAGCCTTCACTAAGACGGAAAAAAGCAAACAGCAACTTTGACAAAGTTCTGGGTTGGCTGTCAACACTGAAGATCAGCACGAATATGGAGAACCAGCTGACCCTCAACTTCTCTCAAACGTCAGGATACAGATCAAATCTACCGCAGGATGACTTTGACATAGACACAACAGATGATATTCCTGATGATTGA
- the LOC115418084 gene encoding carcinoembryonic antigen-related cell adhesion molecule 1-like, translated as MNIILISSLLGVAAFVPGVNTSKEALKVSVSVWPPGSSIHLGESVFLQCTVKFNSSFVQLYRWFRHTPHTALSLNPRHLVSGDSYSITGVTREDTGSYWCQAEWREGNTTMVFLSEPATLGVSDHPPPSLIMVPSTRQIFQGELFTLQCPMSQRNSSSWLLKHFSEDRGPRTTDFHTDRCSSLGGAVNANKSDACVFSAVNGSCGLYWCEGPEGRSNTINITVSYGVIILKTPASPVSEGHTVDLYCQYRTVNHSHTMFFKNRAHIITNTSSSSDNIVKMTIENVTKEDEGYYMCASEDRKMESAESWLSVRRNASLDVTAASTNGTWKWIIVSCGVLILFLIPLLVWLIRRYRHQAFFPRTCCPVSKEVLPAVALPATKQDMTEVQWDLSWMEMSNLLDKQLYPSA; from the exons AGGCTTTGAAGGTCAGTGTGTCAGTGTGGCCTCCGGGGTCAAGCATCCATCTTGGAGAGAGTGTGTTTCTGCAGTGCACAGTGAAGTTCAACTCCAGCTTTGTGCAGCTCTACCGGTGGTTCaggcacacaccacacactgctcTATCCCTGAACCCCAGGCACCTGGTCTCTGGTGACAGCTACTCCATCACTGGGGTAACAAGGGAGGACACGGGCAGCTACTGGTGCCAAGCAGAGTGGAGGGAAGGCAACACTACCATGGTGTTTCTCAGCGAGCCAGCTACACTCGGTGTGTCAG ACCATCCCCCTCCCTCGCTAATCATGGTTCCCAGCACAAGGCAGATCTTTCAAGGAGAGCTTTTCACTCTGCAGTGCCCCATGTCTCAAAGGAACTCTTCAAGCTGGCTGTTGAAGCACTTCTCTGAGGATCGTGGGCCAAGGACCACAGATTTCCACACTGACCGTTGTTCATCACTAGGAGGTGCTGTTAATGCCAACAAGTCTGATGCTTGTGTCTTCTCTGCAGTGAATGGGAGCTGTGGACTGTACTGGTGTGAGGGTCCTGAGGGGCGCAGCAACACAATAAACATCACTGTAAGCT ATGGTGTCATCATCTTGAAGACTCCGGCCTCTCCTGTGTCAGAGGGTCACACAGTGGACCTGTACTGTCAATACAGGACAGTGAACCACAGTCACACCATGTTCTTTAAAAACAGAGCACACATCATCACTAATACCTCTTCTAGTTCAGATAATATTGTAAAGATGACTATTGAGAATGTGACCAAGGAGGACGAAGGCTATTACATGTGTGCATCTGAGGACAGAAAGATGGAGAGCGCTGAGAGCTGGTTATCAGTGAGAA GAAATGCCTCACTAGATGTGACAGCAGCCTCCACTAATG gTACCTGGAAGTGGATTATTGTGTCATGTGGGGTTCTAATTCTGTTCCTCATTCCTCTACTTGTTTGGCTCATTCGTCGCTACAG ACACCAGGCCTTTTTCCCCCGTACCTGCTGCCCTGTTTCCAAAGAGGTCTTACCAGCTGTGGCACTACCTGCAACCAAACAAGACATGACAGAAGTACAATGGGACCTGTCCTGGATGGAGATGTCAAATCTGTTAGATAAGCAGCTGTACCCTAGTGCTTAA